The Podospora pseudopauciseta strain CBS 411.78 chromosome 2 map unlocalized CBS411.78m_2, whole genome shotgun sequence genome has a window encoding:
- a CDS encoding uncharacterized protein (EggNog:ENOG503P798) produces the protein MGPSPATPASSRFLLSKRPGTHQPHGQTPNQSSSAAPYRFYGTPKFSSTTKPLSHLSHAAPYSTPALALKAKASRARATQELLIEDSSPVQDQERSRHDEEEPLPSRTTAVRDNLPETIDIDSSLVPQSSLPEPGDNDEEVDPGPLPKRRRISIATSEPELEPKEEWIPSSAFPIDSDSDNELPPNDDPEIDHIITIYSDDDDDEPPIPHSSPLNIKSDSESDSEAKPSPDKDTRPARKEIFNPPPRFLQPPSPPTSTSPISDSKKFSIQNINPDLFSPPKPRRGRNRRGRGQYLTNGLAAELQNWLIEVKKTSEYTDTPVKQEADVPQPLPPGAVQLTVEDVKRGGEGLSLISAALPNARVGTPGMQAVLAGDGRIGSLERVDHGLDRRSTDKRNGQERLAVGTVVAVVPPAWDVELEGGLGRWAVAYRWQVVKDAPQPQVPEKQPEPPVQPVPEPLPEQHVEEQHIKVEE, from the exons ATGGGTCCATCGCCAGCA ACACCCGCATCCTCTCGGTTCCTGCTCTCAAAACGACCAGGCACACATCAACCTCACGGCCAAACACCAAACCAGTCAAGCTCGGCTGCACCTTACAGATTCTACGGCACTCCAAAATTTTCGTCTACCACAAAACCGCTTTCGCATCTCAGCCATGCCGCGCCCTACTCAACTCCTGCGTTGGCTCTCAAGGCCAAGGCATCGAGAGCTCGCGCTACACAAGAACTTCTTATAGAAGATAGTTCTCCCGTTCAAGATCAGGAGCGTAGTCgacatgatgaagaggagccGTTACCATCAAGAACAACTGCTGTCCGAGACAACTTACCAGAAACAATCGACATAGACTCGTCTCTTGTCCCACAGTCTTCTCTCCCAGAGCCAGGGGACaatgacgaggaggttgacccCGGCCCCTTAccaaaaaggagaagaataTCCATTGCCACATCAGAGCCCGAGCTCGAACCAAAGGAAGAATGGATTCCAAGCTCTGCCTTTCCGATCGACTCGGACTCAGACAATGAGCTTCCCCCAAACGATGACCCAGAAATCgaccacatcatcaccatctactctgatgacgatgatgacgaaccCCCAATACCTCACTCTTCCCCTCTGAACATAAAATCCGACAGCGAGTCCGACTCAGAAGCTAAACCATCGCCAGACAAAGACACCAGACCTGCAAGGAAAGAAATCTTTAACCCACCACCTCGCTTTTTgcaacccccatcaccaccaacatccaCCTCGCCTATTTCCGACTCGAAGAAGTTTTCCATCCAGAACATAAATCCTGATCTCTTTTCTCCACCCAAACCTCGCCGGGGCCGCAATCGTCGGGGGCGGGGCCAGTATCTCACCAATGGATTGGCGGCTGAACTCCAAAATTGGCTTATTGAGGTGAAAAAAACATCAGAATATACAGATACCCCTGTCAAACAAGAGGCCGACGTGCCACAACCATTACCACCAGGGGCAGTCCAACTAACTGTGGAGGATGTaaagagaggaggggaggggttaAGTCTCATCAGTGCGGCTTTACCCAACGCGCGAGTAGGAACACCTGGTATGCAAGCTGTTTTGGCTGGTGATGGGAGGATAGGCTCCTTGGAAAGAGTTGATCATGGTCTAGATCGGCGCAGTACGGATAAAAGAAACGGACAGGAGCGTCTAGCTGTTGGGACGGTGGTGGCCGTTGTGCCGCCTGCTTGGGACGTTGAACTAGAGGgtgggctggggaggtgggcgGTTGCATATCGGTGGCAGGTTGTCAAGGACGCACCACAACCGCAAGTGCCCGAGAAGCAGCCAGAACCACCAGTACAACCAGTACCAGAGCCACTACCAGAACAACATGTGGAGGAACAACACATCAAAGTGGAAGAGTAA
- a CDS encoding uncharacterized protein (EggNog:ENOG503NVVT; COG:P) gives MASDPTSIAVSDDVKAIVKDKEAAGLAPVLSSTVEDDDLGVSADGRSPTDEELHTLRRIPDKIPWSIYTIAFVELCERFSYYGTTAVFTNFIQQKLPDNSTTGASYDIENGQAGALGLGQRTSFSLTTFNAFWQYTMPLFGAYVADSWLGRYRTIGAALGIDIIGHILLIISGLPPVIKNPNGALAAFTLGIITMGVGTGGFKPNVNPLIVEQLDLERMVIRTLPTGERVIVDPAATASRVYHYFYLFINLGALAGQLSMVYCEHYVGFWLSYTLPTIMLCFCPLVMLWGRRRYKRVPPAGSVLGRAFKIFALANKGRWSLNPVKTYKNLHDGTFWENVKPSKIQNKPKWMDFNDAWVDEVRRGFNACAVFMWYPLFWLCYNQINNNLISQAATMKLGGVPNDVLTNLNPFALIIMIPLMDTLVFPALRKLRINFTPIKRIAAGYFVAASAMIWACVLQYYLYQKSECGNHASGNMLGPDGAELLGSDGKAIKCPNVEISVWAQTGSYVLIAFSEILASITSLEYAHSKAPANMRSMVQSVCLFMNAISSAIGFALVPLAGDPLLVWNYGVVAIAAAIGGLCFWLQFRGLDAQEDELNMLPKGDVGGNSSEPQAYEKKDSVA, from the exons ATGGCGTCCGACCCCACGAGCATCGCCGTGAGCGACGATGTCAAGGCCATCGTGAAGGACAAGGAGGCGGCCGGCTTGGCCCCCGTCCTCAGCAGCACAGTCGAGGACGACGACCTCGGTGTTAGCGCCGATGGCAGATCTCCCACCGACGAGGAGCTTCACACCCTCCGCCGCATCCCCGACAAGATTCCCTGGAGCATTTACACCATCGCCTTCGTCGAGTTGTGCGAGCGTTTCTCCTACTACGGTACCACTGCCGTCTTCACCAACTTCATTCAGCAGAAGCTGCCAGACAACTCCACCACAGGTGCTAGCTACGACATCGAGAATGGCCAAGCCGGTGCCCTCGGCTTGGGTCAGAGAACCTCGTTCTCGTTGACGACCTTCAATGCTTTCTGGCAGTACACCATGCCTCTGTTCGGTGCCTACGTTGCCGACAGCTGGCTCGGTCGTTACAGAACCATCGGTGCCGCCCTCGGTATCGATATCATCGGTCACAtccttctcatcatctccgGTCTTCCCCCTGTCATCAAGAACCCCAATGGTGCGCTCGCTGCCTTCACTCTCGGCATTATCACTATGGGTGTCGGTACCGGTGGTTTCAAGCCCAACGTCAACCCCTTGATTGTTGAGCAGCTTGATCTCGAGAGAATGGTGATTCGCACCCTGCCGACTGGTGAGCGCGTCATCGTTGACCCTGCGGCCACCGCTTCCCGTGTCTACCACTACTTCTACctcttcatcaacctcggTGCTCTCGCTGGTCAGCTCAGCATGGTCTACTGCGAGCACTATGTCGGCTTCTGGCTCTCTTACActctccccaccatcatGTTGTGCTTCTGCCCCCTGGTTATGCTCTGGGGTCGCAGACGCTACAAGCGTGTCCCACCCGCTGGCTCAGTTCTCGGCCGCGCCTTCAAGATCTtcgccctcgccaacaagGGCCGCTGGTCCCTCAACCCCGTCAAGACCTACAAGAACCTCCACGACGGTACCTTCTGGGAGAACGTCAAGCCCTCCAAGATTCAGAACAAGCCCAAGTGGATGGACTTCAACGACGCCT gggttgatgaggttcGCCGTGGCTTCAATGCCTGCGCTGTGTTCATGTGGTACCCACTCTTCTGGCTCTGCTACAATCAGATTAACAATAACTTGATTTCGCAAGCTGCCACCATGAAGCTCGGCGGTGTCCCCAACGACGTCTTGACCAACTTGAACCCCTTCGCTCTGATCATCATGATCCCCCTCATGGATACCCTTGTGTTCCCCGCCCTTCGCAAGCTCCGCATCAATTTCACCCCCATCAAGCGTATCGCTGCCGGTTACTTCGTTGCTGCCAGCGCCATGATCTGGGCCTGCGTTCTTCAGTACTATCTCTACCAGAAGAGCGAGTGCGGCAACCATGCCAGCGGCAATATGCTTGGTCCTGACGGCGCCGAGTTGCTTGGCTCTGACGGCAAGGCAATCAAGTGCCCCAATGTCGAGATCAGCGTCTGGGCCCAGACCGGCTCTTACGTTCTCATCGCCTTCTCCGAGATTCTGGCCTCCATTACCAGCTTGGAGTATGCCCATTCCAAGGCTCCCGCAAACATGCGCTCCATGGTTCagtctgtctgtctgttcATGAACGCCATCTCGTCTGCCATCGGCTTCGCGCTGGTGCCCCTTGCTGGCGACCCGCTTCTCGTCTGGAACTATGGAGTCGTTGCCATTGCCGCCGCCATCGGTGGTCTCTGCTTCTGGCTCCAATTCCGTGGCCTCGATGCCCAAGAAGATGAGCTCAACATGCTTCCTAAGGGAGATGTTGGCGGCAATTCTTCCGAGCCCCAGGCTTATGAGAAGAAGGACTCTGTTGCTTAA
- the PEX19 gene encoding Peroxisome chaperone and import receptor (EggNog:ENOG503NVVR; COG:U; BUSCO:EOG092635SS) — MSEQQTNSAAAPAAAAAAVAVKPDATLPTTTTTPAATITTPAVQDGKKAVTVEDVADDDDDVPDPDEDDLDDLDDMLEEFNAVKLGPPSKPPAAAPSLGPERPPASGDGGDLPLDEDEFARQLQAGMADLLGEIESSPEMQAQFESIFKELGAAASAAASPDPKSPSAGAAAAAAPTPPVVPPPNIRPPSSSGSGAGGAEASFQETIRRTMERMQTSGEQATAAAAAEGSDDFLAELLKQMQAGGGGLGDLGGEGSEEEFSKMLLGMMEQLTNKEILYEPMKELHDKFPEWLEKNRDKTSAEDLKRYEEQQGLVAEIVGKFEEAGYSDEKPADREYIVDRMQKMQASGQPPADLVGDMPSTQDALAMPDEGCAPQ; from the exons ATGTCGGAACAGCAAACCAACAGCGCTGCGGCacctgccgctgctgctgctgctgttgctgtcaaGCCAGATGCGACtctccccaccacaaccactaCTCCGGCCGCTACTATCACTACCCCAGCTGTTCAAGATGGGAAGAAAGCAGTAACAGTTGAAGATGTcgccgatgacgacgacgacgtccCCGACCCGGATGAAGACGACCTGGATGATCTGGACG ACATGCTCGAGGAATTCAACGCCGTCAAACTTGGacccccctccaagccccCAGCAGCCGCCCCATCCCTAGGCCCAGAACGCCCCCCGGCCAgtggtgacggtggtgaCCTCCCCCTGGACGAAGATGAATTCGCCCGCCAGCTCCAAGCAGGCATGGCCGACCTTCTAGGTGAAATCGAGTCCTCCCCCGAGATGCAAGCCCAGTTCGAGTCCATCTTCAAGGAGCTCGGCGCCGCTGCCTCCGCCGCTGCCTCCCCAGATCCCAAATCCCCCTCAGCaggagctgctgctgctgctgccccaactccccccGTTGTCCCCCCCCCTAATATCCGCCCCCCATCtagcagcggcagcggtgCCGGCGGTGCTGAAGCCTCCTTTCAAGAAACCATCCGTCGCACCATGGAGCGGATGCAAACTTCGGGGGAGCAagctactgctgctgccgccgcggAGGGATCAGACGACTTCCTTGCGGAGCTCCTCAAGCAAATGCaggctggcggtggcgggcTGGGTGATctcggtggggaggggagtgaaGAGGAGTTTTCCAAGATGCTCCTAGGTATGATGGAGCAGCTCACCAACAAGGAGATCCTCTACGAGCCGATGAAGGAGCTGCACGACAAGTTCCCCGAATGGCTGGAGAAGAATCGCGACAAGACGTCGGCCGAAGATCTCAAACGATATGAGGAGCAGCAGGGGCTTGTGGCGGAAATTGTGGGcaagtttgaggaggcggggtACAGTGATGAGAAGCCGGCGGATAGGGAGTATATTGTTGATCGGATGCAAAAG ATGCAAGCAAGTGGTCAGCCGCCAGCGGATTTGGTGGGGGATATGCCCTCTACGCAAGACGCGCTCGCCATGCCAGATGAGGGGTGTGCTCCTCAGTAG
- a CDS encoding uncharacterized protein (EggNog:ENOG503P732) yields MQDRTLLPKEKTTPGAMFAMVDPAVNSGFQSFGGNNQHSSFVFSSPHKPAKSSPLSYTPMRIPSPTLPSDDAPDMMLSSPLGPPSDSSHLRMSQSSPIRSSFDNNESSGPQPKFRFANRNPAKNSNPLVKKRNDVQDSRRRLFLNNVRQRQEDKKFQRRGGQDEIARLEFNRLQNERLAYLDRERAKNPYALWEQELEDEHRSLQSQQWQMQQQNPDEMMLDALEEAEMAEIAQAEALLHQDNNSSRHINQDDSFDDDEDWDELFMEAIQTSQQHHIQGQQSDGQDVEMS; encoded by the exons ATGCAAGATAGAACACTTCtaccaaaagaaaagacaacACCAGGCGCCATGTTCGCTATGGTTGACCCAGCCGTGAACAGCGGTTTCCAAAGTTTTGGCGGTAACAATCAGCACAGCAGTTTCGTCTTTTCAAGTCCACACAAGCCAGCCAAATCATCACCTCTCTCTTATACCCCCATGAGGATACCTTCACCGACATTGCCATCAGACGATGCCCCCGACATGATGCTTTCATCCCCTCTTGGTCCCCCGTCAGATTCATCCCATCTTCGCATGAGCCAGTCCTCACCAATACGGTCCTCATTTGACAATAATGAGAGCTCCGGACCACAACCAAAGTTCAGATTTGCCAATCGGAACCCAGCAAAGAACAGCAATCCTCTAGTCAAAAAGCGGAACGATGTACAAGACTCGAGACGAAGACTCTTTCTCAACAATGTACGGCAGAGGCAGGAGGATAAAAAGTTTCAGCGACGGGGTGGACAGGATGAG ATTGCCAGATTAGAGTTCAACCGTCTCCAGAACGAACGCCTCGCCTATCTTGACCGAGAACGAGCCAAAAACCCTTATGCACTCTGGGAACAAGAGCTTGAGGACGAGCATCGCAGCTTGCAGTCACAGCAATGGCAAATGCAACAACAAAATCCAGACGAAATGATGCTGGATGCTTTGGAAGAGGCTGAGATGGCCGAGATTGCACAAGCAGAAGCGTTGCTCCACCAGGACAACAACTCCTCGAGACATATCAATCAGGATGACTCTttcgatgatgacgaggattgGGATGAGTTGTTCATGGAAGCGATCCAGACttcacagcaacaccatATTCAAGGACAACAATCGGACGGGCAAGATGTGGAGATGTCTTGA